Proteins from a genomic interval of Capsicum annuum cultivar UCD-10X-F1 chromosome 4, UCD10Xv1.1, whole genome shotgun sequence:
- the LOC107869272 gene encoding receptor kinase-like protein Xa21 — MLPASTGNHSTSLRTFVASSCKIRGRIPNEVGNLSSLLDLRLSGNNLVGLIPTTIGNMRNLQWFNLSSNKLSGFIGDHICNLQHLGDIYLGQNQLSGSLPYCLGNITSLREIHLSSNKLSSNIPPSIGKLHDLVVLDLPSNNMVGSLPPEIGNLKVVIKMDLSMNQFSNRIPREIGGLQNLAHLTLRHNKLQGSIPDSMSNTVGLEFLDLSHNNISGIIPMSLEKLQNLKYFNISFNKLYREIPSRGPFKNLSSQFFIYNEALCGSSIFSVPPCPTSSNHRSNRKKLVVLFILIAIAVVFVPMTFVLLWIRYRRGKSAPQQADLLSTVVRERISYYELLQETNALSESNLIGSGSFGSVYKGILRNGTAIAVKVFNLQLDTAFKSFDTECEVLCSLRHRNLVKVITSCSNLDFKALVLEYMPNGSLEKYLYSHNYFLDIRQRLSIMIDVACALEYLHHGCLSVLIHCDLKPSNVLLDEDMVAHLSDFGISKLLCDDESDLYTETLATLGYIAPEYGLDGLVSTKCDIYSYGIMLLETFTRRKPNEFDRDLSLKQWVSYSLPEGVMDVVDANLLTSTGNRLQKELDVVASIMKVALDCCAESPARRTNMKDVVGMLQKIKIQLLAC; from the exons ATGCTTCCTGCCTCCACAGGAAACCATTCCACATCTCTTAGAACATTTGTCGCCAGCAGTTGTAAAATCAGAGGGCGAATTCCAAATGAAGTTGGGAACTTAAGCAGCTTATTAGACCTTAGACTTTCTGGAAACAACTTGGTTGGATTGATTCCCACAACAATTGGCAACATGAGAAACCTTCAGTGGTTCAACTTGAGTAGCAACAAACTTTCAGGATTTATTGGTGATCATATATGTAACTTGCAGCATTTGGGTGATATTTACTTGGGTCAAAATCAACTTTCAGGATCTCTTCCTTATTGTTTAGGGAATATTACTTCCCTTAGGGAGATACATCTCAGTTCCAACAAATTGAGTTCCAATATACCACCAAGTATAGGGAAACTTCACGATCTAGTGGTTCTTGACTTACCGTCAAATAACATGGTAGGTTCTTTACCTCCagaaattggaaatctaaagGTTGTAATAAAGATGGATCTATCGATGAatcaattttcaaatagaattccAAGAGAAATTGGAGGATTGCAAAATCTGGCACACCTTACTTTGAGACACAACAAGTTGCAAGGATCTATACCTGACTCAATGAGCAACAcggtaggtttggaattcctagacCTTTCTCATAACAATATATCTGGAATCATTCCTATGTCTTTGGAGAAACTTCAAAACCTgaagtatttcaatatttctttcaacAAATTGTACCGTGAAATACCCTCGAGAGGTCCTTTCAAGAACCTCTCAAGCCAGTTTTTCATCTACAATGAAGCATTGTGTGGTTCTTCAATATTTAGTGTCCCGCCATGCCCCACTTCATCAAATCACAGATCAAATCGGAAAAAATTGGtagttctttttattttgatCGCAATTGCAGTTGTATTTGTTCCTATGACCTTTGTGCTCCTATGGATAAGGTATAGAAGAGGTAAAAGTGCTCCTCAGCAAGCTGACTTATTGTCTACCGTAGTAAGAGAAAGGATTTCATACTATGAACTTCTCCAAGAAACTAATGCACTTAGCGAGAGTAATCTGATTGGTTCTGGAAGTTTTGGCTCTGTTTACAAAGGCATTCTCAGAAATGGAACTGCCATTGCAGTTAAAGTGTTCAACCTGCAACTAGATACAGCATTCAAGAGTTTTGATACGGAATGTGAAGTTTTGTGCAGCCTCCGCCATAGGAATCTCGTAAAAGTCATTACTAGTTGTTCCAATCTTGATTTCAAGGCTTTAGTTCTCGAGTATATGCCTAACGGGAGTCTTGAGAAGTATTTGTATTCGCACAACTACTTCCTCGACATCAGGCAGAGACTAAGCATAatgatagatgtggcatgtgCATTAGAATATCTCCATCACGGGTGTTTGTCGGTTCTGATTCACTGTGATCTAAAGCCTAGTAATGTCTTgctggatgaggatatggttgcCCACCTAAGTGACTTTGGCATTTCAAAACTACTTTGTGACGATGAGAGTGATTTATACACTGAAACCTTAGCAACACTGGGTTATATTGCTCCGG AGTATGGACTGGATGGACTAGTGTCAACAAAATGCGACATCTATAGCTACGGTATCATGTTGCTGGAAACGTTTACTAGGAGAAAGCCTAATGAGTTTGATAGAGATCTTAGCTTGAAGCAATGGGTGAGTTATTCACTTCCAGAGGGAGTAATGGACGTCGTAGATGCCAACTTGCTAACATCAACTGGAAATCGCTTACAGAAGGAGCTAGATGTTGTGGCATCAATCATGAAAGTTGCATTAGATTGTTGTGCTGAATCTCCGGCAAGAAGGACAAACATGAAAGATGTTGTAGGGATGCTGCAGAAgatcaagattcaacttcttgCATGCTAA